The following proteins come from a genomic window of Gossypium raimondii isolate GPD5lz chromosome 5, ASM2569854v1, whole genome shotgun sequence:
- the LOC105767321 gene encoding putative disease resistance RPP13-like protein 1: MSVFGEAALSAFLELLSAKLLDSVLNFVADYRQVHQQLKLWQSIFPEIKAVLNHAEEKQIKDEGVKNWLDDLQDLAYDVDDILDEFAYQELRLKLQKTQAQASTSKLQKLIPTCCTGGHFSPIAFMFNAKMISKIKAITDRLNSLNTRRSNLGLSEIMSQGATSKGKKPRLQPTSLMDGAVEYVGRANEKQEMLELLKSNNSDGVCVLSILGMGGMGKTTLAQLVYNDPSIKESFDHKSWVCVSDDFDAVNITKTILRSLDADSRDENDLNLLQVKLKEKLSGRRLLLVLDDIWNESYSDWTILRAPFGAGTKIIVTTRLQKVSSNVDSVKAFYLDKLSHHDCLSIFAQHALKARNFDGHLQFKEIGENIVRRCNGLPLAAKAIGSLLRTVTDHSEWEKVYRSKIWDLPEDPCDLIPALRLSYHYLPPHLKRCFAYCSIFPKDYEFEEEEIILLWSAEGFLQSKAKIQGKGLGNQYFQDLVSRSFFQISSKDKSRFVMHDLMNDLAQSVAGEIRCRVEGEKQQKFSHRSRHSAYVIDDGCQSVKTFEAFYQMTSLRTFLRLMAPRDEEFYLSNVVLEELLPSLSYLTRVVLEDLLPSLSYLRVLSLSGYEIYDLPDFFENLKQLRYLNFSRTRINRLPDSMCTLYHLETLILRDCRKLKNLPSKIGNLVNLHFLDIRGADSIERMPSGFDQLTQLQTLSNFVIGEGDGRLIRELKILSNLRGNFCLSGLENVNGQDAREAKLNEKLGIDGLELQWGPDLENNTRKTEVEERVLDFLHPPKKLEQLIIKNYGGEKFSSWIADSSLKNLSSLKLRNCKNCKSLPSVGRLPLLKDLSIIGFDQVQKIGVELFGENQLNPFASLEILSFESLPNWKEWDTCEGDEKVLELPSLRKLSIKTCPQLLGRLPTHLPSLQKLKIHGCTRLVVSISSFPSLCKFSIQGCAELVDDCSSPAKELSSLRTLSLSNISKFNIPADRTMLRFGNSEHVEIDGWEELASLSRYGFSLVGHRFITVSCCPQLQSLEAEEAELQPDKISRVESLRIYDCERLNRLPQVLHELTFLTVMEILSCQGFVSFAENNLPPNLKKLRISSCKNLEYLVDEKEDNKSMSSTLCLLEELSIYECPSLMCLSSKGHKDICNQLQLLQITECSKLSCLFSNTKFPITLKHLIIGECPMLEYIAQEFEETACLESINIAVSGIKSLPRGLDKLKHLQEIWLYSCSNLVYFEESGLPSTSFRAFKVIDCGNFGALPKCMASITSLRRLSVYNCSADISFPSEAFPANLASLAISNAPKIYRSLVEWGLNRLTSLQELTIGGGGCSNVVPFPEEGIGMMLPPSLTYIMLFQFENLEFMFSRGFQDLASLQRLHISECPKLTSLPEKDVLLSLGHLCISSCPLLQEECSSDKGREWSKISRIPLVDIDGKAVIPRESD, encoded by the coding sequence ATGTCTGTCTTTGGAGAGGCTGCTCTTTCTGCCTTTTTGGAGCTGTTGTCTGCCAAGTTGCTTGACTCTGTACTCAACTTTGTGGCCGATTACCGGCAAGTCCACCAGCAACTCAAGCTGTGGCAATCCATATTCCCCGAGATCAAAGCAGTGTTGAACCATGCAGAGGAGAAGCAGATCAAGGACGAGGGTGTCAAGAATTGGTTGGACGATCTCCAAGACTTAGCTTACGATGTGGATGACATCTTGGACGAGTTCGCTTACCAAGAGTTACGTCTCAAGCTCCAAAAAACTCAAGCACAAGCCAGCACTAGTAAGCTACAGAAACTCATTCCAACCTGCTGTACTGGTGGTCATTTCTCTCCAATCGCTTTTATGTTCAATGCTAAGATGATTTCAAAGATAAAAGCAATCACCGATAGACTGAATAGTTTGAACACTCGAAGAAGTAATTTGGGGTTGAGTGAGATCATGTCTCAAGGCGCAACTTCCAAGGGAAAGAAACCCAGGCTGCAACCAACTTCCTTGATGGATGGAGCTGTGGAGTATGTTGGTAGAGCCAATGAGAAGCAAGAAATGCTTGAGTTGCTCAAAAGTAACAATTCCGATGGAGTTTGTGTCCTTTCCATCCTTGGCATGGGAGGGATGGGGAAAACAACTCTTGCTCAGCTTGTTTACAATGATCCCAGCATTAAGGAGTCTTTTGATCACAAGTCCTGGGTATGCGTTTCTGATGACTTTGATGCTGTTAACATAACAAAGACGATTTTAAGATCCCTCGATGCTGACTCACGTGATGAGAATGACTTGAACTTGCTTCAAGTCAAGTTGAAGGAGAAGTTATCCGGAAGAAGGTTGTTGCTTGTTTTAGATGACATTTGGAATGAGAGTTACAGTGATTGGACCATCTTACGGGCTCCATTTGGAGCAGGAACCAAGattattgtaacaacccgacTCCAAAAGGTTTCATCTAATGTCGATTCGGTGAAAGCGTTTTACTTGGATAAACTCTCGCATCATGATTGTTTATCCATATTTGCTCAGCATGCATTGAAAGCAAGAAACTTTGATGGGCATCTCCAATTTAAAGAAATTGGAGAGAACATAGTGAGAAGGTGCAACGGCTTACCTTTGGCAGCAAAAGCCATTGGAAGCTTATTACGCACAGTTACGGATCACAGTGAATGGGAAAAGGTATATCGGAGTAAGATATGGGACCTACCAGAAGATCCATGTGACTTAATTCCAGCTTTGCGATTAAGCTACCATTATCTTCCTCCTCATTTGAAACGATGCTTTGCATACTGCTCCATATTTCCTAAAGATTAtgaatttgaagaagaagagataaTCTTGTTATGGAGTGCAGAAGGTTTCTTGCAATCAAAAGCTAAAATTCAAGGCAAAGGTCTTGGAAACCAATATTTTCAAGATCTAGTGTCAAGGTCATTTTTTCAAATATCTAGTAAAGACAAATCCCGTTTCGTGATGCATGATCTTATGAATGATTTAGCTCAATCAGTTGCAGGAGAAATACGTTGCAGAGTGGAGGGTGAAAAGCAACAAAAGTTTTCGCATCGTTCTCGCCACTCAGCTTATGTTATCGATGATGGGTGTCAGAGTGTAAAGACGTTTGAGGCATTTTATCAAATGACTTCTTTACGTACTTTCTTACGCTTAATGGCTCCAAGAGATGAGGAATTCTATTTATCTAACGTTGTCTTGGAGGAATTGTTGCCAAGTCTTAGCtatttaactagggttgtcTTGGAGGATTTGTTGCCAAGTCTTAGCTATTTAAGGGTTCTTTCTTTGTCTGGGTATGAGATCTATGATTTGCCCgacttttttgaaaatttaaaacaactACGCTACTTAAATTTTTCTAGAACCCGAATCAATCGTTTACCTGATTCTATGTGTACTCTTTATCATTTGGAGACTTTAATATTAAGAGACTGTCGAAAGCTCAAAAATTTACCCTCGAAGATCGGAAACCTTGTCAACTTGCATTTTCTTGATATTAGAGGTGCGGATTCAATAGAAAGGATGCCCTCCGGATTTGATCAGCTAACTCAGCTTCAAACGttatcaaattttgttataggGGAAGGTGATGGACGTCTTATtagagaattgaaaattttgtcaAACCTTAGAGGTAATTTTTGTCTTTCTGGGTTGGAGAATGTTAATGGTCAAGATGCGAGGGAAGCTAAGTTAAATGAGAAGCTAGGGATTGATGGGTTAGAACTACAATGGGGTCCAGACTTGGAGAATAATACAAGGAAAACAGAAGTTGAAGAGCGGGTGTTGGACTTTCTTCATCCTCCGAAAAAGCTTGAGCAACTCATCATTAAGAATTACGGGGGTGAAAAATTCTCATCTTGGATAGCAGATTCTTCCCTCAAGAATTTGTCGTCTTTGAAGCTTCGCAATTGTAAAAACTGCAAGTCACTACCATCAGTTGGAAGGTTGCCATTGTTAAAAGATCTTTCAATTATTGGTTTCGATCAAGTACAGAAGATTGGTGTTGAGCTCTTCGGAGAAAATCAATTGAATCCATTTGCATCATTAGAGATTCTGTCTTTTGAGAGTCTTCCAAACTGGAAGGAGTGGGACACTTGTGAGGGAGACGAGAAGGTTTTGGAACTCCCCAGCCTTCGTAAGCTTTCAATCAAAACCTGTCCTCAATTGTTGGGAAGGTTGCCTACCCATCTTCCTTCCttgcaaaaacttaaaattcatgGCTGTACGCGTTTGGTAGTTTCAATATCAAGTTTCCCGTCACTGTGTAAGTTCAGTATACAAGGGTGTGCAGAACTGGTGGATGATTGCTCTTCTCCTGCAAAGGAGCTTTCCTCTTTGCGAACTTTGTCTCTTTCTAACATTTCAAAGTTTAATATTCCAGCAGATAGGACAATGTTGAGGTTTGGAAACTCAGAACATGTTGAAATTGATGGTTGGGAGGAGTTGGCATCTCTATCACGGTATGGGTTTAGTTTAGTTGGACATCGTTTCATTACCGTTTCGTGTTGTCCTCAACTGCAGTCTTTGGAAGCAGAGGAAGCCGAATTGCAACCTGACAAGATTTCACGTGTTGAATCTCTGCGGATATATGACTGTGAAAGGCTCAATAGACTGCCACAAGTCTTACATGAGCTCACATTCCTTACAGTGATGGAAATTCTGAGTTGTCAAGGCTTTGTTTCTTTTGCAGAGAATAACTTACCTCCTAATTTAAAAAAGCTGAGAATTAGCAGCTGTAAGAATTTGGAGTATTTGGTTGATGAAAAAGAAGATAATAAGAGTATGAGTAGTACCCTCTGTCTTCTTGAGGAGTTGTCTATCTATGAGTGTCCGTCTCTAATGTGTTTGTCATCGAAGGGGCACAAAGATATTTGCAATCAGCTTCAACTTCTCCAAATTACCGAATGCTCAAAGCTGAGTTGCCTATTTTCAAACACCAAGTTTCCCATAACACTTAAACATTTGATAATTGGGGAATGTCCAATGTTGGAATACATAGCCCAAGAGTTTGAGGAAACCGCTTGTCTTGAATCTATTAATATTGCAGTTTCTGGAATTAAATCTCTACCACGAGGATTAGACAAGCTCAAACATCTTCAGGAGATTTGGTTGTATTCGTGttcaaatttggtttattttgaaGAAAGTGGGTTGCCCAGCACCAGCTTCAGAGCTTTCAAAGTTATAGATTGTGGAAATTTTGGAGCCCTTCCTAAGTGCATGGCCAGCATCACCTCCCTTCGACGATTAAGTGTGTACAACTGTTCGGCTGACATATCATTTCCATCGGAGGCATTCCCTGCCAATCTCGCATCACTTGCAATCTCAAACGCACCCAAGATTTATAGGTCACTTGTGGAATGGGGATTAAATAGACTCACCTCTCTTCAAGAATTGACCATCGGAGGTGGAGGATGCTCAAACGTGGTGCCGTTCCCAGAAGAAGGGATTGGAATGATGCTGCCTCCTTCTCTCACCTATATCATGCTTTTCCAATTTGAGAACCTGGAATTCATGTTCTCCAGGGGCTTTCAAGACCTTGCCTCTCTTCAAAGACTGCATATCAGTGAATGTCCCAAGCTAACATCTCTGCCGGAAAAAGACGTGCTTCTCTCGCTTGGACATTTATGTATTTCCAGTTGTCCGTTGCTGCAAGAAGAGTGCTCAAGTGATAAAGGACGAGAGTGGTCTAAGATTTCCCGCATACCCCTTGTTGATATTGATGGTAAAGCAGTCATCCCGAGGGAATCAGATTGA
- the LOC105768437 gene encoding AUGMIN subunit 4: MVKGGQNLPADVIQLIDQLERHCLSPDGSLISKSAYYDLQLAREEMSRERLRYLEAMAIYCEAMAMVEEYQQAVSVANLGGIRDIQGFYPQLGLKNSPQVYETLEHRLVVAEAAQRLRLPLISKDGEIHEEEIEKWSIMSRSSLDSTSTSVTISSSSNSLNYANSTATGGAAANNTGDSGEPGVGGVPNRFLGITPAYLWQTQLQRVPLSMDMADYQLTLSREIDARLKSKCDKLADAFVDDIDSSSGSQSSSSRLPERVKLIIEEIEREEAALREDLYSADRKFAEYYNVLEQILGVLIKLVKDLKLQHQHQYDELQKTWLCKRCETMSAKLRVLEHVLLLETYTQESIPALHKIRKYLVEATEEASAAYNKAVTRLREYQGVDPHFDTIARQYHDVVKKLENMQWTIHQVEMDLKRLPDHASS, from the exons ATGGTGAAAGGAGGGCAAAACTTGCCGGCTGACGTCATCCAACTAATCGATCAGCTAGAGCGCCATTGCTTATCTCCCGATGGATCTCTTATCTCCAAATCCGCCTACTACGATCTCCAGCTC GCGAGAGAGGAAATGTCGAGAGAAAGATTACGCTACTTAGAAGCAATG GCAATTTACTGTGAAGCAATGGCTATGGTGGAAGAGTATCAGCAAGCAGTTTCCGTGGCGAATCTTGGAGGGATTCGAGATATTCAAGGTTTTTATCCGCAGCTTGGATTGAAGAATTCTCCTCAG GTTTATGAGACTCTAGAGCATCGATTAGTTGTTGCAGAAGCGGCTCAAAGATTGAGACTTCCACTAATATCTAAAGATGGGGAAATTCATgaggaagaaattgagaaatggaGTATTATGTCACGGAGTTCGCTTGATAGTACTAGTACCAGTGTCACTATCAGCTCGAGTTCAAACTCATTGAATTATGCAAATAGTACTGCAACCGGTGGTGCAGCTGCAAATAATACTGGTGATTCAGGGGAACCTGGTGTTGGTGGTGTGCCTAATCGTTTTCTTGGAATAACACCTGCTTATTTGTGGCAAACTCAGCTTCAACGAGTACCATTGTCAATG GATATGGCTGACTATCAGTTAACTCTTTCAAGGGAGATTGATGCTCGGTTGAAATCTAAGTGTGACAAGTTAGCTGATGCCTTTGTTGATGATATTG ACTCATCTTCTGGAAGTCAAAGTTCAAGCTCTCGGCTTCCAGAAAG GGTTAAGTTGATAATTGAGGAGATTGAGAGGGAAGAAGCAGCTTTGCGGGAGGATCTCTATTCTGCAGATAGGAAATTTGCAGAATATTATAAT GTCCTAGAGCAAATACTTGGAGTGCTCATTAAGCTCGTCAAAGATTTGAAGTTGCAACATCAACATCAATAT GATGAATTACAGAAGACGTGGCTCTGCAAAAGGTGCGAGACCATGAGTGCAAAACTAAG GGTGTTGGAGCATGTTCTCTTGCTTGAAACTTATACACAAGAGTCGATACCAGCGCTACATAAAATACG GAAATATCTTGTCGAGGCTACCGAAGAAGCCTCTGCTGCGTATAATAAAGCT GTAACACGCCTACGTGAGTATCAAGGTGTCGATCCTCACTTCGATACAATTGCTAGGCAGTACCATGATGTTGTTAAG AAACTAGAAAATATGCAATGGACTATTCACCAAGTCGAGATGGACCTCAAGCGCTTACCAGATCATGCGAGCTCATAA
- the LOC105768434 gene encoding calcium-dependent protein kinase 33, with translation MGGCLTKTKGSNPQHNNGYKSGATTTTAAEQPQPTHIPEKPGTQAPWKPVVPTPSAKPAPKSDTILGKPYEDIRMHYTIGKELGKGQFGVTYLCIENSTGKQYACKTISKRKLITKNDKEDMRREIQIMQHLSGQPNIVEFKGAYEDKLSVHLVMELCAGGELFDRIIAKGHYSERAAASMGRAIVNVVHACHFMGVMHRDLKPENFLLSSKGENALLKATDFGLSVFIEEGKVYRDIVGSAYYVAPEVLKRKYGKEIDIWSAGVILYILLSGVPPFWAETEKGIFDAIVEGEIDFESQPWPSISDSAKDLVRKMLTQDPKKRITSTQALEHPWIREDGNASDKPLDNAVLSRMKQFRRMNKLKQLALKVIAENLSTEEIQGLKQMFANIDTDNSGTITYDELKNGLARLGSKLTEAEVKQLMEAADVDGNGTIDYIEFITATMHRHRLERDEHLYKAFQHFDKDNSGHITRDELEAAMKEYGMGDDDTIKEIISEVDTDNDGKINYEEFRAMMRSGTQQGQLF, from the exons ATGGGTGGTTGCTTGACAAAAACCAAAGGGTCAAACCCACAACACAACAATGGCTATAAATCAGGAGCCACAACAACAACAGCTGCTGAACAACCCCAACCTACCCACATCCCTGAAAAACCAGGCACTCAAGCACCATGGAAGCCAGTGGTTCCAACCCCAAGTGCCAAGCCTGCCCCAAAAAGTGACACCATCCTTGGCAAACCATATGAAGACATAAGGATGCACTACACAATTGGTAAAGAACTGGGAAAAGGTCAGTTTGGTGTAACTTATCTTTGCATTGAGAATTCAACTGGGAAACAATATGCTTGCAAGACTATATCAAAGAGGAAGTTAATCACAAAGAATGATAAAGAAGATATGAGAAGGGAGATACAAATTATGCAGCATTTGAGTGGGCAACCTAATATTGTGGAGTTTAAAGGTGCATATGAAGATAAGTTATCAGTTCACCTTGTAATGGAATTATGTGCGGGTGGTGAGTTGTTTGATAGGATTATTGCCAAAGGACATTATAGTGAAAGAGCAGCTGCTTCCATGGGCAGGGCAATTGTGAATGTTGTCCATGCTTGTCATTTCATGGGAGTGATGCATAGGGACCTTAAACCTGAGAATTTCTTGTTGTCTAGCAAGGGTGAGAATGCCCTTTTGAAGGCTACTGATTTCGGGTTATCGGTGTTCATCGAAGAGG GAAAGGTGTATAGGGACATAGTTGGGAGTGCATACTATGTTGCTCCTGAAGTACTAAAGCGTAAATACGGGAAGGAAATTGATATATGGAGTGCTGGAGTTATATTGTATATCTTACTCAGTGGTGTGCCTCCATTTTGGGcag AAACGGAGAAGGGGATATTTGATGCTATTGTAGAAGGAGAAATTGACTTTGAAAGTCAGCCATGGCCATCTATTTCAGACAGTGCTAAGGACCTTGTCCGAAAGATGTTAACGCAGGATCCAAAAAAGCGCATTACTTCAACTCAAGCCCTAG AGCATCCATGGATAAGAGAAGATGGAAATGCATCAGACAAGCCACTAGACAATGCAGTCCTTTCTAGAATGAAGCAATTCAGAAGAATGAACAAACTAAAGCAACTTGCCTTAAAG GTCATTGCAGAAAATCTTTCCACTGAAGAAATTCAAGGATTGAAGCAAATGTTTGCAAACATAGACACTGATAACAGTGGCACAATCACTTATGATGAACTTAAGAATGGATTGGCTCGACTAGGATCAAAGCTGACAGAAGCTGAGGTCAAGCAGCTGATGGAAGCT GCTGATGTAGATGGAAATGGCACTATTGATTACATTGAATTTATCACTGCTACAATGCATAGACATAGGCTCGAAAGAGATGAACATCTTTACAAAGCTTTTCAACATTTTGACAAGGACAACAGTgg acATATCACAAGAGATGAGCTTGAAGCTGCCATGAAAGAATACGGAATGGGTGACGACGACACAATCAAAGAAATTATATCCGAAGTTGACACCGACAAT GATGGTAAAATCAACTATGAGGAGTTCAGGGCCATGATGAGAAGTGGAACCCAACAAGGGCAACTGTTTTAA
- the LOC128041157 gene encoding putative disease resistance protein At4g19050: MASVNSFPHSLSFPNNGVGVLLRGSPSSFVITACSDVVTNRRSHQMCLEAEETELQPDKISCVESLLIYDCERVNRLPQVLHELIFLTVIEIGNCRGLVSFAENNLPPNLKKLSTTNCENLEYLVDEKEDNKSMSSTLCVLEELSIYKCLSLMSLSSKGHKNICKLEYIAQEFEETACLESILFFRSGINSLPRGLGKLKHLQEIWLLLCSNLVSFEENGLLTTSFRAFVVDGCGNFGALPKCMASTTSLRRLRVRNCSADISFPLEGFPANLTSLTISKALKIYRSLVEWGLNRLTSLQELAIRGVGSSNVVSFPEKGTGMMLPLSLTHIILLEFANLEYMSSKGFQDLASLKELDIGECPKLTSLPEKDVLLSLGYLHIYSCPLLKEECLSDKG; the protein is encoded by the exons ATGGCATCGGTCAACTCTTTTCCTCATTCTCTTTCATTTCCAAATAATGGTGTTGGGGTTCTCCTCCGCGGATCACCTAGCTCTTTTGTCATCACTGCTTGTTCTGATGTTGTCACTAATCGGAGAAGCCACCAAATG TGTTTGGAAGCAGAGGAAACCGAATTGCAACCTGACAAGATTTCATGTGTTGAATCTCTGCTGATATATGACTGTGAAAGGGTCAATAGACTGCCACAAGTCTTACATGAGCTCATATTTCTTACAGTGATAGAAATTGGTAATTGTCGAGGCTTGGTTTCTTTTGCAGAGAATAACTTACCTCCTAATTTAAAAAAGCTGAGTACTACAAACTGTGAGAATTTGGAGTATTTGGTTGATGAAAAAGAAGATAATAAGAGTATGAGTAGTACCCTCTGTGTTCTTGAGGAGTTGTCTATCTATAAATGTCTGTCTCTAATGTCTTTGTCATCGAAGGGGCACAAAAATATTTGCA AGTTGGAATACATAGCCCAAGAGTTTGAGGAAACCGCTTGTCTTGAATCTATTCTATTtttcagatctggaattaaTTCTCTACCACGAGGACTAGGCAAGCTCAAACATCTCCAGGAGATTTGGTTGCTTTTGTGTTCAAATTTGGTTTCTTTTGAAGAAAATGGGTTGCTCACCACCAGCTTCAGAGCTTTTGTAGTTGATGGTTGTGGAAATTTTGGAGCCCTTCCCAAGTGCATGGCCAGCACCACCTCCCTTCGACGATTAAGGGTGCGCAACTGTTCGGCTGACATATCATTTCCATTGGAGGGATTCCCTGCCAATCTCACATCACTTACAATCTCAAAGGCACTCAAGATTTATAGGTCACTTGTGGAATGGGGATTAAATAGACTCACCTCTCTTCAAGAATTGGCCATCAGAGGTGTAGGAAGCTCAAACGTGGTGTCGTTCCCAGAAAAAGGGACTGGAATGATGCTTCCTCTTTCCCTCACCCATATCATCCTTTTAGAATTTGCGAATCTGGAATACATGTCATCCAAGGGCTTTCAAGACCTCGCCTCTCTTAAAGAATTGGACATTGGCGAATGTCCCAAGCTAACATCTCTTCCGGAAAAAGACGTGCTTCTCTCGCTTggatatttacatatttacagtTGTCCGTTGCTGAAAGAAGAGTGCTTAAGCGATAAAGGGTGA